Sequence from the Erythrolamprus reginae isolate rEryReg1 chromosome 2, rEryReg1.hap1, whole genome shotgun sequence genome:
TCTTCGACAAGCTCATTGATGTCACCCTCGTCTACCTCCAGACCCATACACTTACCGAGTGACACAATCTCCTCCAATGGGGTGTCAGTCTCGGTGATGTCCTCGGTCTCACCCTCGGGCTCAGCAGAGTCCCTTGGTGCAACAGCAGCAGGCCACAACTTCTTCCACGCCGAGTTCAAGTTTCGCCTTGACACTTCTTGCCAGGCAAGGTCAATGATGTTAAGGCAAGAAACGATGTTAAAATGATCCTTCCAAAACTCACGCAGTGTCAAGTTGGTGTTCTCTGTTACATCGAAACATCGGCGGAACAGATGCTTCATGTACAGCTTCTTGAAGTTAGCTATGACCtgctgatccattggttgcaggattgaagtcgtgttgggtgggagaaagacaacCTTCACAAACTGAAATTCTTCAAGGATGTCCTCTTGAAGAGCAGGTGGGTGGCCTGGAGCATTGTCGAGCAGCAGTAAGGCTTGTAGGGGGAGTTCATTACTCAAAAGATATTCCTTCACCGTAGGACCAAAAGCAAGATTTACCCAGTCCACAAAGAACTGCCTCGTTACCCATGCCCTTGCATTGGAGCGCCACAGGACATGGAGTCTTTCCTTTAGAATTTTGTGCGTCTTGAACGCGCGAGGATTCTCCGAATGGTACACGAGAAGTGGCTTCACTTTACAGTCACCCGACGCGTTTGCACACAATGCAAGGGTTAGACGGTCCTTCATGGGCTTATGTCCTGGCAGGCTCTTTTCCTCGGCAGTAATGAAGGTCCTACggggcattttcttccaaaacagcccAGTCTCATCACAGTTAAAGATCTGTTGAGAGACATAGCCTTCTTTTTCAACCAGGCTAGCAAAACGCATAACAAACTCCTCCGCTGCCTTGATGTCTGCACTCGCTGCCTCCCCATGCCTAACCACTGAgtgaatgccacttctttttctgaaccTGTCAAACCACCCATGGCTTGCCTTGAACTCATCTGGATCTCCCGACGAGGATGGTTCATTGCTCTTTAGATCGGAGAATATCGCACGTGCCTTCTCGCTGATGACCACCTCTGTTATTGTATCTCCGgccagctccttttcttttatccaaattagcaataacctctccatctcttcatgaACAGACGTCCTAAGTTGGGAAATTATCGTCGCACCTTTTGCTGCTTTTACACCTTTAAGGATGTCCTTCTGCTTCAGGATTGTACAGATGGTGGACGTGCTGCGTTGGAACTTCCTCGCAAGATCAATAACACGAGTCCCTTTTTCGTGCAAATTAATGATCTCCTGCTTCGCTTCTATGgatatcatcatcttcttcttcttctcagcggccttttttggagccatcctCGCTCTAAACACCGACACCACCGAGACAACTTAGGAAGTTCGGCTCCTATCCCGAATTTGCCTGcaagcagaaaaattaaaatcagCCAAGTAAGAAAGTTTTAATGCCAACACTTAGAAGGTCCTATTGGTCAGCACTTTGGCCCACAAGCCTATTTGCTCCTTCTGGGGGAAGCCTCTGACCATCCTTTGATAGgactagaattagagaaagtgGATGTAGAAATCCTATTTATTCTATGGTCTCAGAAATGGAGTGCAGAATGAATAAATCATTAAAGGTGATGTTTCTTCTGACCTTGCTAGGCCAAGTCAGGAAATGTAGACATTACAAGAACTTAttgttattaataagatgataagctgagagcttcccttcccttcctctttttacccaaaacaatcaacatggcaaactttattcaacttctctgccacccaatcctgtaggacagaggtccccaaccttttttgcaccagggaccggctttaagctagaccagttttccatggcccggtggtggtggggagctagctgtcagcggcgccgtaaaaggggcgatcaagagaggaatgggtgaatgaatggacggtgggtgggaaggaaggaaggagagaaagcaagagaaagaaagaaagcaagagaaagaaagaagaatgaaagagcaagagagcaagagagagaaagaaagagagaaagaaagaaagcaagagaaagaaagaaagcaagagaaagaatgaaagcaagagaaagaaagaagaatgaaagagcaagagagcgagagaaaaataaagaaagaaagaaaggcaacttcaaagaaaggctcactgagcatctctcactctctctctctttctctcccccctctccctctctctttccctcccttccttccttcccttctttctctctctccatccctcgccctctgacttccctcccttgctgctgaagggacgagcgcgggctttttcccccccccgcctctggcagcgaaagtgctccgggtttttttgcttttttccccccacctctcgcagcgaaagt
This genomic interval carries:
- the LOC139159524 gene encoding tigger transposable element-derived protein 1-like → MAPKKAAEKKKKMMISIEAKQEIINLHEKGTRVIDLARKFQRSTSTICTILKQKDILKGVKAAKGATIISQLRTSVHEEMERLLLIWIKEKELAGDTITEVVISEKARAIFSDLKSNEPSSSGDPDEFKASHGWFDRFRKRSGIHSVVRHGEAASADIKAAEEFVMRFASLVEKEGYVSQQIFNCDETGLFWKKMPRRTFITAEEKSLPGHKPMKDRLTLALCANASGDCKVKPLLVYHSENPRAFKTHKILKERLHVLWRSNARAWVTRQFFVDWVNLAFGPTVKEYLLSNELPLQALLLLDNAPGHPPALQEDILEEFQFVKVVFLPPNTTSILQPMDQQVIANFKKLYMKHLFRRCFDVTENTNLTLREFWKDHFNIVSCLNIIDLAWQEVSRRNLNSAWKKLWPAAVAPRDSAEPEGETEDITETDTPLEEIVSLGKCMGLEVDEGDINELVEEYEEPLSTEDLKALHEMQQMEMTQEMSSSEEEVQEPQKAIPTSEIKAMLAQWENVVSFVEKNHPEKVATSRSAALFNDTSLTHFRNILKSRQKQMSLDKFLTKRAAASESAAKKAKTDD